CCTTCTCATGCTCAGCTTTAAGCTCAATAAATTTTTCTTTTGCTTGTAATATTTTATCTTTTTTAAGAGACTCTCCATCAGAAGTTGCTTCTCTTAAAATGCCTTGGGCACTTTTCTTAGCGCGTTTGATAATCTGCGATGCGTTATTACGTTCTAGCATTTTTGCTATAAGAAAGCCTAAAGCTAGTGCAATCACACCTACGATGAACAAGAGTGCATTATGTTCCATAATTTTAGTGAATATTTTAAATGCCGCAAAGGGCAGTACTAATGGTTGATTTATAAGGTTTTACAACCTTAACATCTCACGATGAGATATAAAAAAGCCTGCATTAGAAGTGCATTTTGTATAAACTCCTAATAGTAAGGATTAGAGCTAGAAAGCTGATCAAGGTTCCGTCTACCTAGACAAGTCTAGTAACGGCATGCTTTTACAACTTAGAGTCACTCTTTATAATAAATAACTGTTGAGTTTATCAAAAAAATATCCAATGCAGGCAGTAATATGCTGTTGTATGTAAAGAACGTCTATGTTAAGCTCTCATCGAGAAGCGCAGCAAGTTTTTGTAGCCTAGCTGCTGTCTCATCACTAAGAGAGTCTTCATTTATAGTTTTTTGGGTAACCTTTGAGGCAAATTGCAATGCACACATGGCAAGTACATCTTGCTTATCTCTTACGGCATAACTCTCCTCAAATTGCTTCACCATCGCCTCGATCTCCTTAGTCGCTTTACGTAATCCCTCCTCTTGAGCTGGATCAATAGTAAGCGGGTATACGCGATCTGCAATAGACAATTTAATTTTAAGTTTGTCTGCCATAATTATTCAGCCAGTGACGCAATACATGTATCAATCTCACGTACTAGTGCGTTTATCTTCAATTTGGTTTCCCTTTTGTAATCGTTACTGCCTAGTAATGCATTTGCCGTTTTAAGAGTCTTCACCTTCTGTTCACTCGCCACAATGGCGTCTCTCAGTTGTTTGTTTTCTTGTTGCATTGCGGTAAGTTCTGTTTCCAGGTCTATCCGCTTTTGCTTCACATCTTCGTATTTTTTCAACAAAGTAGCGACTCTATACTCAAGAGAATCCACAACTTTAGAAAGACTACTCATAACATG
The genomic region above belongs to Dokdonia sp. Dokd-P16 and contains:
- a CDS encoding cell division protein ZapA, which codes for MADKLKIKLSIADRVYPLTIDPAQEEGLRKATKEIEAMVKQFEESYAVRDKQDVLAMCALQFASKVTQKTINEDSLSDETAARLQKLAALLDESLT